A genome region from Microtus ochrogaster isolate Prairie Vole_2 chromosome 1, MicOch1.0, whole genome shotgun sequence includes the following:
- the LOC101989607 gene encoding alpha-1-antitrypsin-like — protein MTSSLSRGILLLAGLCCLAPSFLAEDAQKAEASQQEQEQEHAACRKIAPNLADFAFSLYRELAHQSNTTNIFFSPVSITTAFAMLSLGSKGVTHTQILEGLEFNLTEIGEAEIHKGYHHLLQTLNKPDNELQLTTGNGLFVQKSLKLTEKFLEEVKNNYHSEPFPVDFTDSEEAKKVINGFVEKGTQGKIVDLVKDLDKDTVLALVNYIFFKGKWKKPFDAQHTEEADFHVDKSTTVKVPMMNRLGMFDVHHCSTLSSWILLMDYLGNATAIFILPDDGQMQHLEKTLTKELIGKFLAHRHTRSANLHFPKLSISGTYNLKTALSSLGITQVFSNEADLSGVTEDVALKLNKAVHKAVLSIDETGTEATGATVLEAIPMSVPPEVNFNSPFLVIIYDSLTQSPLFVGKVVDPTQ, from the exons ATGACATCCTCCCTATCAAGGGGCATCCTGCTGCTGGCAGGCCTGTGCTGCCTAGCCCCCAGCTTCCTGGCTGAGGatgcccagaaggcagaggcctcccagcaggagcaggagcaggagcatgCAGCCTGCCGTAAGATTGCTCCAAATTTGGCAGACTTTGCCTTCAGTCTGTACCGGGAGTTGGCCCATCAGTCCAATACCACCAACATCTTCTTCTCTCCTGTGAGCATCACCACGGCCTTCGCCATGCTCTCCCTAGGGTCCAAGGGTGTCACTCACACCCAGATTCTAGAAGGCCTGGAATTCAACCTCACAGAAATAGGCGAGGCTGAGATTCACAAGGGCTACCATCACCTCCTCCAGACCCTCAACAAGCCAGACAATGAGCTTCAGCTGACCACAGGCAATGGCCTGTTTGTCCAAAAAAGTCTGAAGCTGACGGAGAAGTTCCTGGAAGAAGTCAAGAACAATTACCACTCAGAACCCTTCCCTGTCGACTTCACAGACTCAGAAGAGGCCAAGAAAGTGATCAATGGTTTTGTGGAGAAGGGAACCCAAGGAAAGATAGTTGATTTAGTGAAGGACCTTGACAAGGACACAGTTCTCGCCCTGGtgaactacattttctttaaag GAAAGTGGAAGAAGCCCTTTGACGCACAGCACACTGAGGAAGCTGACTTCCACGTGGATAAGTCCACCACGGTGAAGGTGCCCATGATGAACCGCCTGGGCATGTTTGACGTGCATCACTGCAGTACCCTGTCCAGCTGGATCCTGCTGATGGATTACCTGGGCAACGCCACTGCCATCTTCATCCTGCCTGATGATGGGCAGATGCAGCATCTGGAGAAAACTCTTACCAAGGAACTCATTGGCAAGTTCCTGGCGCACAGGCATACAAG GTCAGCCAATCTTCACTTCCCCAAACTGTCCATCTCTGGAACCTATAACTTGAAGACAGCCTTGAGTTCCCTGGGCATCACCCAGGTCTTCAGCAACGAGGCTGACCTCTCTGGGGTCACAGAGGATGTTGCCCTGAAACTCAACAAG GCTGTGCATAAGGCGGTGCTGAGCATCGATGAGACAGGGACAGAAGCTACGGGAGCCACAGTTTTGGAAGCCATCCCCATGTCTGTGCCCCCTGAGGTGAACTTTAACAGCCCTTTCCTTGTCATAATATATGATAGCCTGACCCAGAGCCCCCTCTTCGTGGGAAAAGTGGTGGACCCCACACAATAA